Proteins found in one Corallococcus macrosporus genomic segment:
- a CDS encoding CARDB domain-containing protein, which produces MSRRTPPWRHSCLFITGALALTGCTDGSVQEEAPALQQQASALVPGPDLRITELRAPDSATPGQPITVTAKVCNVGDQNIYGNSLLQVYLSTTPTQQVPSGAVPPPTAQLTQGQTDVSAVYAGQCVTRSLTFPVSPPAGFPGNAAYYLGAIVDTQKTVSESDETNNGFVRGLMGVGYQPDLVVTRVDAPASLTPGQPFTASATVCNVGTETTSGSAVEVYLSTVNGLTMPASSGPPPTTQSVVAAVPLGTLAAGQCRAIPFSGSAYPPPAAMPNQPLYLGAIADAWKNTAELREDNNAFVQGLVGVGNAPDLTVRSVTGPASVRQGDPFTATVTVCNTGTASANPADINVVLSSVPSLAAPAPAPRPTTEAPVATFSAPPLAVGQCATRTAQGFANRPPSSPYDAPLYLGAIVDLPRTVQELREDNNTRADTLMGVGVRPDLTVVSVSVPANAQPGQPVTATAKVCNVGTVRSPDVPLEVYVTNEPSLSVVAGPPPMSRLPLGSLGVPALEPRECVTRLVSGYANVPAGTVMPNPELYVGAIVDPMASLQELREDNNVSPLARIGLGYGPDLVVRTLTAPASIQPGGSLWTDVNICNDGTQSAPPSTVGLFLSTTPTAVPPTQGPPPPSQMQVGTVEVGSLPAGACVLYPKTVYAAVPPEARPAQPLYLVALADVNQQQVELREDNNLRVAEGPVSVGNGPDLVVKDVSGPSSATPGSPITLNVTVCNVGTASAGPSQVMGVLTPEETLSSQFPPVAPSEAPVGMVSLPPLPTGQCMTVPVSGSTYPPPYADPASPLFLGARVDASNQVVELREDNNTRVTSKLVTGSGPDLVIRSVTAPAALPQNASFTAQVQVCNEGNVAMYGSVPLDLFISTETSLFTPAQGQFPYTQVQVPVRGAMVPALSVGQCVTLSLEGAVIRPSAATTGQPLYVGALVDAPNSLMELREDNNALTRASPISQAQ; this is translated from the coding sequence ATGTCTCGGCGTACGCCGCCATGGCGGCATTCGTGTCTCTTCATCACGGGCGCGCTCGCGCTCACCGGTTGCACGGACGGTTCCGTGCAGGAGGAAGCGCCCGCGCTCCAGCAGCAGGCCAGCGCGCTCGTGCCCGGGCCGGACCTGCGCATCACGGAGCTGCGGGCCCCGGACAGCGCGACGCCCGGTCAGCCCATCACCGTCACCGCGAAGGTCTGCAACGTCGGTGACCAGAACATCTACGGCAACTCGCTGCTCCAGGTGTACCTGTCCACCACCCCCACGCAGCAGGTGCCCTCGGGCGCGGTGCCGCCCCCCACCGCCCAGCTCACCCAGGGCCAGACGGACGTGAGCGCGGTGTACGCGGGCCAGTGCGTCACCCGCTCGCTGACCTTCCCCGTCAGCCCGCCGGCGGGCTTCCCGGGCAACGCCGCCTACTACCTGGGCGCCATCGTGGACACGCAGAAGACGGTGTCGGAGTCGGACGAGACCAACAACGGCTTCGTCCGCGGCCTGATGGGCGTGGGCTACCAGCCGGACCTGGTCGTCACCCGGGTGGACGCGCCGGCCAGCCTGACGCCGGGTCAGCCCTTCACCGCGTCCGCGACGGTCTGCAACGTGGGCACGGAGACCACCTCCGGGAGCGCCGTGGAGGTGTACCTGTCCACGGTGAACGGATTGACGATGCCGGCGTCCTCCGGCCCGCCGCCCACCACGCAGTCCGTGGTCGCGGCGGTGCCCCTGGGCACCCTGGCCGCGGGCCAGTGCCGCGCGATTCCGTTCTCCGGCTCCGCCTATCCGCCGCCCGCCGCGATGCCCAACCAGCCGCTGTACCTGGGCGCCATCGCGGATGCGTGGAAGAACACGGCGGAGCTGCGCGAGGACAACAACGCGTTCGTGCAGGGCCTGGTGGGCGTGGGCAACGCCCCGGACCTGACCGTCCGCTCCGTGACGGGCCCCGCGAGCGTGCGCCAGGGCGACCCCTTCACCGCGACCGTGACCGTCTGCAACACGGGCACCGCGTCCGCGAACCCGGCGGACATCAACGTGGTCCTCTCGTCGGTGCCATCGCTGGCGGCCCCGGCCCCGGCGCCCCGGCCCACCACGGAGGCGCCGGTGGCGACCTTCAGCGCACCGCCGCTGGCCGTGGGCCAGTGCGCCACCCGCACGGCGCAGGGCTTCGCCAACCGCCCGCCCTCGAGCCCCTATGACGCGCCCCTGTACCTGGGCGCCATCGTGGACCTGCCTCGCACCGTGCAGGAGCTGCGCGAGGACAACAACACCCGCGCGGACACGCTGATGGGCGTGGGCGTGCGGCCCGACCTCACCGTCGTCTCGGTGAGCGTCCCCGCCAACGCGCAGCCCGGCCAGCCCGTCACGGCGACCGCGAAGGTGTGCAACGTGGGCACGGTCCGGTCCCCCGACGTGCCCCTGGAGGTCTACGTCACGAATGAGCCGTCGCTGAGCGTCGTGGCCGGCCCTCCGCCCATGTCCCGCCTGCCGCTGGGTTCCCTCGGCGTGCCGGCGCTGGAGCCGCGGGAGTGCGTGACGCGCCTGGTGAGTGGCTACGCCAACGTCCCGGCCGGCACGGTCATGCCGAACCCGGAGCTGTACGTGGGCGCCATCGTGGACCCGATGGCGTCGCTCCAGGAGCTGCGCGAGGACAACAACGTGTCGCCCCTGGCCCGCATCGGCCTGGGATACGGCCCGGACCTCGTCGTGCGCACGCTGACGGCCCCCGCGAGCATCCAGCCCGGCGGCTCGCTGTGGACGGACGTGAACATCTGCAACGACGGCACCCAGTCCGCGCCGCCCTCCACGGTGGGCCTCTTCCTGTCCACCACGCCCACGGCGGTGCCGCCCACCCAGGGCCCCCCGCCGCCGTCCCAGATGCAGGTGGGCACGGTGGAGGTGGGGTCGCTGCCCGCGGGTGCGTGCGTGCTGTACCCGAAGACGGTGTATGCCGCCGTCCCGCCCGAGGCCAGGCCGGCGCAGCCGCTGTACCTGGTGGCCCTGGCGGACGTGAACCAGCAGCAGGTGGAGCTGCGCGAGGACAACAACCTGCGCGTCGCCGAGGGCCCCGTCAGCGTGGGCAATGGCCCGGACCTGGTGGTGAAGGACGTCAGCGGCCCGTCGAGCGCCACCCCCGGCAGCCCCATCACCCTGAACGTGACGGTCTGCAACGTGGGGACCGCCTCGGCCGGGCCCTCGCAGGTGATGGGCGTCCTGACGCCGGAAGAGACGCTGTCCTCGCAGTTCCCGCCCGTCGCGCCCTCCGAGGCCCCGGTCGGGATGGTGAGCCTGCCGCCGCTCCCCACGGGCCAGTGCATGACGGTGCCCGTGAGCGGCTCCACGTACCCGCCGCCCTACGCGGACCCCGCCAGCCCCCTCTTCCTGGGGGCCCGCGTGGACGCCTCCAACCAGGTGGTGGAGCTGCGCGAGGACAACAACACCCGCGTGACGTCGAAGCTCGTCACGGGCAGCGGCCCGGACCTGGTCATCCGCTCCGTGACGGCGCCCGCGGCCCTGCCGCAGAACGCCTCCTTCACCGCGCAGGTGCAGGTCTGCAACGAGGGCAACGTGGCGATGTACGGCTCCGTGCCGCTGGACCTGTTCATCTCCACGGAGACGTCCCTCTTCACCCCCGCGCAGGGCCAGTTCCCGTACACGCAGGTCCAGGTCCCGGTGCGCGGCGCCATGGTGCCCGCGCTGTCCGTGGGCCAGTGCGTCACGCTGTCGCTCGAGGGGGCCGTGATCCGTCCTTCCGCGGCCACGACCGGACAGCCCCTCTACGTGGGGGCCCTCGTCGACGCGCCGAACTCGCTGATGGAGCTGCGTGAGGACAACAACGCGCTGACGCGGGCCAGCCCCATCAGCCAGGCGCAGTAG
- a CDS encoding ATP-binding cassette domain-containing protein: protein MPSSSSSVRAHDVCFSFTDAIPVLTDVEFHLAPGWTGLVGPNGAGKSTLLRLLSGELTPTSGQLQFEPDSPLVCLCPQGVEVLTPDITAFADAWDALARRLQGQLGLDVTALERWPTLSPGERKRWQVGAALAREPDVLLLDEPTNHLDAEARSWLVAALRRFRGVGVVVSHDRELLETLTHATLRVHGGEAHLYPGAYSAAKGHWEAERESEVAAHQQSKAERDRAAQLLDRARREHQGATLSRSTSRRMRNKYDSDARGLGPSTLASWAESRLGHQVTVKRRELERAEAQVGTFTVDKTVGRSVFVDYVRSPNPFLFTFDTPGLKAGDVEVLGPTRLDVGREARIRIEGPNGAGKTTLLKALLEQSRVPRDKLLYLPQDLGEEETRAMLTAVRELPPEERGRVMSLVAALGVDPHRLLASGQPSPGEARKLAIARGLGQHAWALVLDEPTNHLDLPSIERLEAALSEYPGALLLVTHDAPFARACTTTRWLVANGRVEVE from the coding sequence ATGCCCTCGTCCTCCTCTTCCGTGCGCGCGCACGACGTCTGCTTTTCGTTCACCGATGCCATCCCCGTCCTCACCGACGTGGAGTTCCACCTCGCCCCGGGCTGGACGGGCCTCGTCGGCCCCAACGGCGCCGGCAAGTCCACCCTGCTGCGCCTCTTGTCCGGCGAGCTGACGCCCACGTCCGGGCAGCTCCAGTTCGAGCCGGACTCGCCCCTGGTGTGCCTGTGTCCGCAGGGCGTGGAGGTGCTCACGCCCGACATCACCGCGTTCGCGGACGCCTGGGACGCGCTGGCGCGCAGGCTCCAGGGACAACTGGGCCTGGACGTCACCGCGCTGGAGCGCTGGCCCACGCTGTCTCCAGGGGAGCGCAAGCGCTGGCAGGTGGGCGCGGCGCTCGCCCGCGAGCCGGACGTGCTGCTGCTGGATGAACCCACCAACCACCTGGACGCGGAGGCGCGCTCGTGGCTGGTGGCCGCGCTGCGCCGCTTCCGGGGCGTGGGCGTCGTCGTGTCCCACGACCGTGAGCTGCTGGAGACGCTCACCCACGCCACGCTGCGCGTGCACGGCGGCGAGGCGCACCTGTACCCGGGCGCCTACTCCGCCGCGAAGGGCCACTGGGAGGCGGAGCGCGAGTCCGAGGTCGCCGCCCACCAGCAGTCCAAGGCGGAGCGCGACCGCGCCGCGCAGCTCCTGGACAGGGCCCGGCGCGAGCACCAGGGCGCCACCCTGTCGCGCAGCACCAGCCGGCGGATGCGCAACAAGTACGACAGCGACGCGCGCGGCCTGGGCCCATCCACGCTGGCCAGTTGGGCCGAGTCCCGGCTGGGCCACCAGGTCACCGTGAAGCGCCGCGAGCTGGAGCGCGCCGAGGCACAGGTGGGCACCTTCACCGTGGACAAGACGGTGGGCCGCTCCGTGTTCGTGGACTACGTGCGCTCCCCCAACCCGTTCCTCTTCACGTTCGACACGCCGGGCCTGAAGGCCGGCGACGTGGAGGTGCTGGGCCCCACGCGCCTGGACGTGGGCCGCGAGGCGCGCATCCGCATCGAGGGCCCCAACGGCGCCGGCAAGACGACGCTCCTGAAGGCCCTGCTGGAGCAGTCACGCGTGCCCCGCGACAAGCTCCTGTACCTGCCGCAGGACCTGGGCGAGGAGGAGACGCGCGCCATGCTGACCGCGGTGCGCGAGCTGCCTCCGGAGGAGCGCGGCCGGGTGATGTCCCTGGTGGCCGCGCTGGGCGTGGATCCACACCGGCTGCTCGCGTCCGGACAGCCGTCGCCGGGCGAGGCGCGCAAGCTGGCCATCGCGCGCGGCCTGGGCCAGCACGCCTGGGCCCTGGTGCTGGACGAGCCCACCAACCACCTGGACCTGCCGTCCATCGAGCGGCTGGAGGCGGCGCTCAGCGAATACCCCGGCGCGCTGCTGCTCGTCACCCACGACGCGCCCTTCGCCCGCGCGTGCACCACCACGCGGTGGCTCGTGGCGAACGGACGCGTGGAGGTGGAGTGA
- a CDS encoding SPFH domain-containing protein: MGLTIVLLFLAAAVVFAMVTGVRIVPQAKVMVVERLGKFHRVASSGLNILIPFMDSPRAMEMRAGNRFTRNTLVDLREQVMGFETVQVITHDNVNMEVGSVIYYQIVDPSRALYQVENLALAIEQLTMTNLRNVMGGLTLDQTLTSRETVNTKLRMVLDEATEKWGVKVTRVELREIEPPQAIKSAMAKQMTAERERRAEVTKAEGDKAAAILQAEGEKISRILRAEAERDAEIARAEGHKRAVMLEAEGKAEATRLTFEAIHTGRATPEVLALRYLETLQELGKGDNKMFVPYEATTALGSIAMLKEVFANEAPAAAAPEAPRLPARAPSAAAMSAQALARNAAANATLPATRRVQPPPSDE; this comes from the coding sequence ATGGGACTGACCATTGTTCTGCTGTTCCTGGCCGCCGCCGTCGTGTTCGCGATGGTCACCGGGGTGCGCATCGTCCCCCAGGCCAAGGTGATGGTCGTGGAGCGCCTGGGGAAGTTCCACCGCGTGGCCTCCAGCGGCCTCAACATCCTCATCCCCTTCATGGACAGCCCGCGCGCCATGGAGATGCGCGCCGGCAACCGCTTCACGCGCAACACGCTGGTGGACCTGCGCGAGCAGGTCATGGGCTTCGAGACCGTCCAGGTCATCACCCATGACAACGTCAACATGGAGGTCGGCTCGGTCATCTACTACCAGATCGTCGACCCCAGCCGCGCGCTCTACCAGGTGGAGAACCTGGCGCTCGCCATCGAGCAGCTCACCATGACGAACCTGCGCAACGTCATGGGCGGCCTCACGCTGGATCAGACGCTCACCAGCCGCGAGACGGTCAACACCAAGCTGCGCATGGTGCTGGACGAGGCCACGGAGAAGTGGGGCGTGAAGGTGACGCGCGTGGAGCTGCGCGAGATCGAACCGCCCCAGGCCATCAAGTCCGCCATGGCCAAGCAGATGACCGCCGAGCGCGAGCGCCGCGCGGAGGTCACCAAGGCCGAGGGCGACAAGGCCGCCGCCATCCTCCAGGCGGAAGGCGAGAAGATCTCCCGCATCCTGCGCGCGGAGGCCGAGCGCGACGCGGAGATCGCCCGCGCGGAGGGCCACAAGCGCGCCGTCATGCTGGAGGCCGAGGGCAAGGCCGAGGCCACCCGCCTCACCTTCGAGGCCATCCACACCGGCCGCGCCACGCCGGAGGTGCTCGCGCTGCGCTACCTGGAGACCCTCCAGGAGCTGGGCAAGGGCGACAACAAGATGTTCGTCCCCTACGAGGCCACCACCGCGCTGGGCTCCATCGCCATGCTGAAGGAGGTCTTCGCCAACGAGGCCCCGGCCGCCGCCGCGCCGGAAGCGCCCCGGCTCCCCGCCCGCGCGCCGTCCGCCGCCGCGATGAGCGCCCAGGCCCTGGCCCGCAACGCCGCCGCGAACGCCACCCTCCCGGCCACCCGCCGGGTGCAGCCGCCGCCGTCGGACGAGTAG
- a CDS encoding NfeD family protein, producing MDPTAWQLWLIAAIVLGAMEIKLSGFVTLWFAVGALMASLMAGAGLGINSQLLVFTLVSAALFGASRTLFKNVFMRDAVHLKTGAEAMLGQEAVVMEALVDGHGGTVRINGELWMARSLSGPLPEGERVTVEQIEGLKLWVRRPSASHEVALRPARQKKENVGWD from the coding sequence ATGGACCCCACCGCCTGGCAGCTCTGGCTGATTGCCGCGATCGTCCTGGGGGCGATGGAGATCAAGCTCTCCGGCTTCGTGACGCTCTGGTTCGCCGTGGGCGCGCTGATGGCGTCCCTGATGGCCGGGGCCGGCCTGGGCATCAACAGCCAGCTCCTCGTCTTCACCCTGGTGTCCGCCGCCCTGTTCGGCGCGTCCCGCACCCTCTTCAAGAACGTTTTCATGCGGGACGCCGTGCACTTGAAGACGGGCGCGGAGGCGATGCTGGGCCAGGAGGCCGTGGTGATGGAGGCGCTGGTGGACGGGCACGGGGGCACCGTGCGCATCAACGGCGAGCTGTGGATGGCGCGCTCCCTGTCCGGGCCCCTGCCCGAGGGCGAGCGCGTCACCGTGGAGCAGATCGAAGGCCTCAAGTTGTGGGTGCGACGCCCGTCGGCGTCCCACGAAGTCGCGCTGCGACCGGCGCGGCAGAAGAAGGAGAACGTAGGATGGGACTGA
- a CDS encoding alpha/beta fold hydrolase, which yields MPYLSIRGARLYYEDTGGSGEPVLFSHGLLWDSRLFHRQVEALRGHYRCIVYDHRGQGLSEAPPGDSVIGLRTVYEDAVAVIQALGLAPVHFVGQSMGGFVGLRVAARHPELLRSLSLLDSSAAAELPLTLARYRLLTALTHWLGLRPVVDRIMSLYFGRTFMRDPDRTAERALLRQQLVANPRAVWRAMQGVIHRRSVEGELHRIVTPTLVLVGDEDAVTVPEVAERLHQRIRGARLKRLPCGGHMCILEQPQAVNVALGDFLEEVERTSLQEEVLAVG from the coding sequence ATGCCATACCTGTCCATCCGTGGGGCTCGACTGTACTACGAGGACACCGGGGGGAGTGGAGAGCCGGTCCTCTTCAGCCACGGGCTGCTCTGGGACTCCCGCCTGTTCCACAGGCAGGTGGAGGCCCTGCGGGGCCACTACCGTTGCATTGTGTACGACCACCGGGGCCAGGGGCTGAGCGAGGCCCCGCCTGGTGACTCGGTCATCGGCCTGCGCACGGTGTACGAGGACGCGGTGGCGGTCATCCAGGCGCTGGGCCTGGCGCCGGTCCACTTCGTGGGCCAGTCCATGGGGGGCTTCGTGGGCCTGAGGGTCGCCGCGCGGCACCCGGAGCTCCTGCGCTCGCTGTCGCTCCTGGATTCGTCCGCCGCGGCGGAGCTGCCGCTGACGCTGGCGCGCTACCGGCTCTTGACGGCGCTCACGCACTGGCTGGGCTTGCGGCCGGTGGTGGACCGGATCATGTCGCTCTACTTCGGGCGCACGTTCATGCGGGATCCGGACCGGACCGCGGAGCGGGCGTTGTTGCGCCAGCAGTTGGTGGCGAACCCGCGCGCGGTGTGGCGCGCGATGCAGGGGGTCATCCACCGCCGCAGCGTGGAGGGAGAGCTGCACCGCATCGTGACGCCCACGCTGGTGCTGGTGGGGGACGAGGACGCGGTGACGGTGCCGGAGGTGGCGGAGCGGCTGCACCAGCGCATCCGGGGCGCGCGGCTCAAACGGCTGCCCTGCGGCGGGCACATGTGCATCCTGGAACAACCCCAGGCGGTGAACGTCGCGCTGGGAGACTTCCTGGAGGAGGTGGAGCGCACCTCGCTCCAGGAAGAGGTGCTGGCGGTGGGCTAG